Sequence from the Corallococcus sp. EGB genome:
CAAGGCGCGCGCGGCGGTCATCGACACGGGGCCCAACCAGGTGAAGCTGGAGGTGCGCTCGGCGCGTCCGGACTCACGGTGGTTCCAGTCCGAGATGCGACACGCCTGGTACGAAGAGGGCGCGCTGGTGGACCTGTACCTCGCGGAGCGGGGTTACTAGAGACGGTTGGCCGCGCGCACCGCGGCCCAAGGAGGAGGACATGGCCTTCTACGACGGCGTGACGGAGCGGCTGGGCTTCATGAAGAAGCTGACCCCCGCGGAGCTGAAGAAGCTGGGGTCGCTGCGCCTGTCGGACCTCATCCAGGCGGAGATCGGCAGGGCGCGCGTGCGCGTGGCGCAGCTGGAGAAGCGCTACCCCTCCGCGACGACCAAGGAGCTGGCGCAGCGGCTGGTGGATGAGAAGAAGAGCTTCGCAGGGATGGTGGGCGGCGTGAGCGGCGTGTTCGGGCTCATCTCGCTGCCGGCGGACCTGACGTTCATGGCGTACCTCCAGCTGGTCCTGCTGACGGACGTGGCCACGCTCTACAAGGCGAACCTCAAGACGGAGCGCGCGCGGGGGGAGCTGCTGGACCTGTTCGGCTACGCCAACGGGCTGGGGCCGCTGCACCGCTCTGGACCGAAGGTGCTGGGGAAGCTGGCGGCGCTGCTGCTCGCCAAGGGCGGCATGACGACGCTGGGGCGCGCGATGCCGCTGGTCGCGGCGCCCATCACGGCGTACCTCAACAACCAGCACATCCAGATGGTGGGTGAGCAGGCCGTGCGCTTCTACGAAGGCTTCGACAAGGCGCATGCGAAGGCACGCAACGCCAGGCGCAAGGCGGCGAGCGGGGAGTAGGAAGCCCGGGGGCTCCTTGAGCTTCGTCAAATCCATCGCGGTCGACTCGGAGCTCATGCCCATCACCTGAAGCGTGATCCCCAAGGCGCTTGAGCGCCTGGCCCGGAGCAGGGCCCAGGCGCTCTCGGAAGAGGACGAAGACAACCTCGTCGACCCCGCCGTACCATCGGACCTGCTGGAGGGTGTCGTTGAATGGCACGCGGAGAGCCCGTCGTCAGGCTTTCGTGACCTGCGCTCCGTTTCCCGATGCGCGCCGCGAAAATCCCGGTCAGAAACCACTCCGATATGTCCGTCGCGTATCTCCGTTGAGTCCTTCGCGGGTCCTTGGAGCCCGCGGGATGCCGGAAGCGACGCCTGCGGGGCCGGACTCGGGTGGGTGCGCACGGCAGGGAGGGGTGCATGACGGAGCTCTCGGCGGACGTGCGCGTGCAGGTGGCGCGGTGGCGGAACCTCCTCGTGGACGCGGCCCGTTGCGGCGCGATGGAGAGCCCCCTGGCGGTCCTGAATCATCCCCACTGGGACCCCCGGGAGCTTCAGGCACTCTGGTGGCTGCGCTCGGAGAGCCTGCTGCCCGTGGGAGTGCTCGCCATGCGCCTGGGGGGACTGGCCATGCCGCGCCTGAGCCGGCTGGTGGACCGGCTGGAGAACGGCGGCCTCGTGCGCCGCGAGCGCTCCGTGCGCCATGACCGCCGCCGCGTGCGCGTGCGCCTCACCGACGCGGGCCGCGCGCTCGCGGACGAGCTCGACGCGCAGGTGCAGGAGCGCATGGCGAAGCTGCTGTCCCCGCTCGAGGGCGAGATGCGCAGCGCGCTGATGGATGTCCTGGAGGTGTGGATGCAGGCACTGACCACCCAGGCCCGCACCGCCGAAGAGGTCGCCGAGGAGAACGCCGATCTGGCCAGCGCCCCTGACGACCTTCTAACGGCTTCGGCCGCCTGAACCTACAGCCGCACCTCGATGACGCCCGAGCGGCGGCACGCCTCCGCGCCGTCGCCCTCCCATTCGTTCCCCGCGCCCAGAACGCGCAGCGGCAGAACGTCGGAAGTCACTCCGCCCATCCGCCAACGCCCCGCGCTGTCCGTCTCCGCACGCACGGGCGGCAACGACGGACTCCCTCCACCCGCGATGACCACTGCGCCAGCCACCGCCTGTCCCTGGTGGGTGATCCGAAGCTCACAGGTGGAGGGGGACGTGTCCTCCGCCGGCAGCCGCACCTCCGCGTCCACGAAGTCCTCGCCCACCCGCGCGGTGCCGCTGACGCGCGATGCATACGGCGACGACGCCACCCGCACCCGATACGTCCCGGGCTCGACCAGGGACACCGCCAGGTTGTCTCCCTCCGGACGGAACTCCCGAGTGGGCACGAGGCTCCAGGCGCCCTGCGCGTCGAGGCGCTCCAGCAGGAACACCGGATAGGGCGGCTCCGAGCGCCCCTTCAACTGCGCCCGCGTGAAGCCATCCATCCGGAGCACCAGCCACCGGTACACCGGCATGCGCCACACCACGTCCACCGTGCCTCGCGACTCCGCCGTCGGCGTGAAGACGAAGTCCCACCACAGCGGCCCCAGGGGCCGCCCCTCCTCCTCCGCCACCTCCCGCCGCACCGTGAAACGGCTTTCCGTCCACGTCGCTACGTCCGGAATCGTGAAGCGGCCGTCCGGCGCAAGGGGCAGCTCCTCGCCGTCCCCCCGCCGGAACATCGCCGTCCCCAGGGGGCGCGTCCCATCGCCCAGCAGCACCCGCCCTCGCAGCGTGACGGTGCCCCCCACGCCGTTGGGGAACAACCTCGCCACGTCCAGCGTCACCTCCGCCACGGAGCCCTCGCGCAGTGGGACCTCCACCGGCTCGCTCTGCTTCCCCGAAGGCGTACGCAGCAACAGCCGCAGCGACCGATCCGGCGGCAGGGGCGCCAGCCGGGTCTCTCCATCCTTTGCCAGGGGCACGGGCGTGTCGTTCTCGAAGGCGTGCATCAACTCGGGCGCCGCCAGTGTCAGGACCGGCAGCAGCCGGCCAACCGCATCCACGTTCCGCGGATCCACGCCGCGCTGCATCCGCACGGAGAACGTCCCCGGAACGTCTCGCGCCCCCTCCAGCCGCACACGCACGCCCGTGGGAGGACGTGCCTTCACCACGCCCAGGTCCACGACGCCCGTTGTGGGAGGGCTCGCGGGCACCTGTTCCGCCCACCAGACCGTCCCGTCTGGCGCGAAGGCCATCACCTCGTAGCGCGGCGCCGAAGGCACTTCCACCGGCCCCAGCACGCCCCCCTGCGCGGAAGCACTGACGGGTGCCTCCACCCACTCGCGCACGTTGGCCAGGTCCTCGATGCGCCTGGGCCCCGTGCGCGCGAAGCGCAGGCGCCCCTCCTCTTCCCACCAGCCGCGATCCGCGTCGGAGATGAACGCCGCGCCCACGCGCGCCTCACCCTCGAACGGCTGCGCTCCCTCCAACGTCGCCGTCAGCCACAGGCCCGCGTCCGCGGCCGCCACGGGCTCCACCGCGGGAGCCACCTCCGGCCCTCCCGCGTCCTCGACCCGCGCGGAAACGGGAGGTGATGACGGCACCGGCGGCGTGGGCTCGGGACGCAGCAGCATCCACGCGCCCACGCACAGGAGCACCATCACCACCAGCCCGCCCAGGACCTGCTTGCGGCGCATGCGGCCTCAGTCCGTGTCGCTGTTGGAGTACAGGGACAGCCACACCGGCGCGTGGTCCGACAGCCGGGTGACGTAGTCCACCGGATCCGCGATGTAGTCACGGCCGGTGCTGGAGAACTCCGTCACGTAGGCGTCCTGCATCCAGAAGTGGTCGTACGCGTTGGCGAAGCCTCCGGACGTGTTCATCGTGGTGGCCACGTTCAGCTTGCACGACACCGCGGGGGACAGGCCCTTCAGCTGGCTCCAGGACGCGTGGGTACAGGCCATGTTGTGGTCGCCCACGAGGATGACGTCCTGGTCCGTGCCGCTCTCGTCCTGCACGGCCGCGAACACCTCGTCAATGGCCTGCGCCTCCGCCGTGCGGTCCGCCGCCGTCCCCCACACCGTGTGCCAGTTGATGAAGGTGTAGTCCTCGCCCGTCGTCACGTGGCGCACCTTCACCACCTGCGGCTCACGCTCGAACAGGTCCTCCGTGTCCGGCCACACCGTGGAGGACAGGAGCGCCACCGTGTCTGGCCGGTACAGCACCGCGTAGGACTCCTTGTAGGACGACCGGCCCAGCAGCGGCGTCACCACCGCCTTCCACGTCACCCCGGACACCTGCGTCAGGTTGTCCGCGATGGCCGTCGCCGCGGACGACGCCATCACCTCCTGGAGGAACACCAGGTCACAGCCGTTGTTCGACGTGCTGTTCGAACCGAACTGGTTCCACAGCTGCTTCGCGTCATCCAGGTACGTCTGCTCCGCCGCCCAGCCCTCGTGGCGGAGGTTCCAGCTCACCACCCGAAGGTAGGAGCCCGCCTGCGCCAACGCGGGGAGCACCAGCACGGTCAACACCAGGACGCGCGACAACAAGGACGACCCACTCATTTCACGGCACCTCCAGGCCTGCGGGAAGAAGAAGCGCGGCATCTTCAGCAAAGCCGGGGCGCCAGGAACAGCCCCCCCTTCGTCGAATCGAGGTGACAACCCTCCCGCAAGACCCTACCCGGGAAACCACCCAACAAATGCAACTTGATTGCATGTGACTCCCGGTGGCATTTATTGCGGGCCCCTCGCGGGAAGGCGAGCGGGCGCGCGCACCGCCACAGGTGCGTCCCGAGGGGAACCCATGAACCGCATCGTCTGGAGTGTCGGAGGCACGGGAGTCGTGTTGTCGTGTCTCGCGGTGGCCTGGCTGCACCGGCCCCTGGAGGCCCCGGCCGAGCAGGTCCCCGCAACGCCCATCGTCTTCCAGCAGCCCCCCGCCCCGCCCCCGAAGGCAGAGGCCGTGCCCCCGCGCCGCGAGCCCGTGCGCGAGTCCGAGCCCGCCGCACCGGAGCCGGAGACGCTCCCGTCGGCGGAGGTGTTCCTCGACGCGGCGCTGAAGGTGAAGGGCCCCGTGCAGCCGGAGCTCCGGGACCGTGAGCGCCGGGTGCTGCCGGACACACGCGTGCGGCTGGTGCGAGCCCTGCGCGCGGACCACCCCACGCCCCAGGCCCGCCGTGACGCCGTGCTCGCGGAGCTCACCGCGTCCGGGGACAGCGCGGAGCCGTGGACCCGGGACGCTCGCGCCGCGCTGGAGGCGTGGCACGCACGCATCGCCCAGGACGTGCGGCCCGTCCCCGCGGAGCCGCCCCACTGCTACGCCGCGGGCTGCATGACGCGCGTCACCTTCCCGGACGAGGCGTCCTTCCGCGACGCCTGGGAACGCGCGTCCGGCCTGTCCCCCAGCGCCCACGGCGCCCACCTCCAGCTCCCGCCCGAGCGCCTCCCGTCGGGCGAGGTGCGTGTCCCCTGGCTCGTCCTGCGCCCGGACCGCTCCTAGCCCCCGCTCTCACCCGCAGCACCCCTCCAAGGAGTCACCCATGTCGAAGCCGTCCCATGTCCTGCTCGCCGCTGGCGCCGTCTTCATGCTCGCCGGCTGCGGTACCGAAGAAGCGCCCCCGCCGGAGTCCCAGGCCCCCGTCACCCAGCAGTCGGAGCTGCTCGCCGCCTGCCAGGACACGGAGGAGTTGGCGGAGGTCGCCGAGCACTCGTGCACCCACGCCGAATATGGTCCCTTCGAGTCCGTCACCGCCGCGCCCTACGGCGGCCCGTCCTTCGTGGACGTGAGCGTGGACCACACCGCGTACAACGTCACCCTGCCGGCCATCAGCTACCGGAAGTGGACGCTGGGCTACGCGGGCTCCGTCATCTTCACCCCCGAGGAGTCCACCGAGTACGCCTTCCTCACCTCCGGCTACCGCGCCATCCGCATCGTCAACGCGGCCACCAACGAGGAGGTGGGCCTGGAGTGCCGCTACAACATCCCCCGGGAGGTCTGCGGCAGCCTGCGCACCGCCGTCACCGCGGACCTGGAGGGCGGCGTGGACTACCGCGTGGACTTCGCGGCCATCGTCCCCCAGCCCGCCACGTTCCTCCTCGTCATCGAGGAGACCGCGCACGACCACCACGAGGCATAGCCCCTCGTGAATGAAGGCCCGTGGACACCTCCAAGGTCCACGGGCCTTCCCAACACCCAAAAACTTTTGTATCTCAGTTGCATATACATCCCAGCTTCCGGTGAGACAGCCCCATGCGCACCCCGTTTCCCGCCCTCCTCCTGGCCGGCGGTCTCGCGGTCCTGACCGCCTGTGGCGGCGATGACGACGTTCCGCCCGGCCCGGACGACACGCCCCAGGAGCAGACCGACCCATGCGCCCCCCACGGCCACATCCACCGCGAGCCTGACGGTGACTGGTGCCACTGCGACCGGGGGTACCTGGCCAGCGAGCAGGGCCTGTCGTGCGTGGCGGATCCGAACTACGTGCCGCGCGAGGGCTTCGACTTCGGGGACAACGGCGAGC
This genomic interval carries:
- a CDS encoding MarR family winged helix-turn-helix transcriptional regulator; this translates as MTELSADVRVQVARWRNLLVDAARCGAMESPLAVLNHPHWDPRELQALWWLRSESLLPVGVLAMRLGGLAMPRLSRLVDRLENGGLVRRERSVRHDRRRVRVRLTDAGRALADELDAQVQERMAKLLSPLEGEMRSALMDVLEVWMQALTTQARTAEEVAEENADLASAPDDLLTASAA
- a CDS encoding carboxypeptidase regulatory-like domain-containing protein — its product is MRRKQVLGGLVVMVLLCVGAWMLLRPEPTPPVPSSPPVSARVEDAGGPEVAPAVEPVAAADAGLWLTATLEGAQPFEGEARVGAAFISDADRGWWEEEGRLRFARTGPRRIEDLANVREWVEAPVSASAQGGVLGPVEVPSAPRYEVMAFAPDGTVWWAEQVPASPPTTGVVDLGVVKARPPTGVRVRLEGARDVPGTFSVRMQRGVDPRNVDAVGRLLPVLTLAAPELMHAFENDTPVPLAKDGETRLAPLPPDRSLRLLLRTPSGKQSEPVEVPLREGSVAEVTLDVARLFPNGVGGTVTLRGRVLLGDGTRPLGTAMFRRGDGEELPLAPDGRFTIPDVATWTESRFTVRREVAEEEGRPLGPLWWDFVFTPTAESRGTVDVVWRMPVYRWLVLRMDGFTRAQLKGRSEPPYPVFLLERLDAQGAWSLVPTREFRPEGDNLAVSLVEPGTYRVRVASSPYASRVSGTARVGEDFVDAEVRLPAEDTSPSTCELRITHQGQAVAGAVVIAGGGSPSLPPVRAETDSAGRWRMGGVTSDVLPLRVLGAGNEWEGDGAEACRRSGVIEVRL
- a CDS encoding lipoprotein, with translation MSKPSHVLLAAGAVFMLAGCGTEEAPPPESQAPVTQQSELLAACQDTEELAEVAEHSCTHAEYGPFESVTAAPYGGPSFVDVSVDHTAYNVTLPAISYRKWTLGYAGSVIFTPEESTEYAFLTSGYRAIRIVNAATNEEVGLECRYNIPREVCGSLRTAVTADLEGGVDYRVDFAAIVPQPATFLLVIEETAHDHHEA
- a CDS encoding endonuclease/exonuclease/phosphatase family protein, which encodes MSGSSLLSRVLVLTVLVLPALAQAGSYLRVVSWNLRHEGWAAEQTYLDDAKQLWNQFGSNSTSNNGCDLVFLQEVMASSAATAIADNLTQVSGVTWKAVVTPLLGRSSYKESYAVLYRPDTVALLSSTVWPDTEDLFEREPQVVKVRHVTTGEDYTFINWHTVWGTAADRTAEAQAIDEVFAAVQDESGTDQDVILVGDHNMACTHASWSQLKGLSPAVSCKLNVATTMNTSGGFANAYDHFWMQDAYVTEFSSTGRDYIADPVDYVTRLSDHAPVWLSLYSNSDTD
- a CDS encoding EcsC family protein, producing the protein MAFYDGVTERLGFMKKLTPAELKKLGSLRLSDLIQAEIGRARVRVAQLEKRYPSATTKELAQRLVDEKKSFAGMVGGVSGVFGLISLPADLTFMAYLQLVLLTDVATLYKANLKTERARGELLDLFGYANGLGPLHRSGPKVLGKLAALLLAKGGMTTLGRAMPLVAAPITAYLNNQHIQMVGEQAVRFYEGFDKAHAKARNARRKAASGE